A region from the Agrococcus sp. SL85 genome encodes:
- a CDS encoding SbcC/MukB-like Walker B domain-containing protein, translating to MLAASLDGKEPNTLRMDVETFVLAARLEAIVEAANARLGTMTGGRFSLVHDDAIAYRKAASGLGLQVLDAHTGLPRPTDSLSGGESFLASLALALGLADVVQAAAGGIAIETLFVDEGFGALDGETLEAALTALDALRAGGRSVGVISHVQQMQERIPWRIRVVPVPGGGSRVEVAGR from the coding sequence GTGCTCGCCGCGAGCCTCGACGGCAAGGAGCCCAACACGCTCCGCATGGACGTCGAGACCTTCGTGCTCGCCGCGCGGCTCGAGGCGATCGTCGAGGCCGCGAACGCGCGCCTCGGCACGATGACGGGCGGGCGCTTCTCGCTCGTGCACGACGACGCGATCGCCTACCGGAAGGCCGCCTCCGGCCTGGGGCTGCAGGTGCTCGACGCCCACACGGGCCTCCCGCGCCCCACCGACTCGCTCTCGGGCGGCGAGTCGTTCCTCGCCTCCCTCGCGCTCGCCCTCGGGCTCGCGGACGTCGTGCAGGCGGCCGCGGGCGGGATCGCGATCGAGACGCTCTTCGTCGACGAGGGATTCGGCGCGCTCGACGGCGAGACCCTCGAGGCGGCGCTCACGGCGCTCGACGCGCTCCGGGCCGGCGGGCGCAGCGTCGGCGTCATCAGCCACGTGCAGCAGATGCAGGAGCGCATCCCCTGGCGCATCCGCGTCGTGCCGGTGCCGGGCGGCGGCAGCCGCGTGGAGGTCGCGGGGCGCTGA
- a CDS encoding LOG family protein, with amino-acid sequence MPTWHYGHEPPNAFATAIAKYFQNSVREDILLRVANGGVVVMPGAGGTVQEIFQDACENSYAAEGAWAPLVLLGERFWSEELPAWPLLRAVMRDRPGAAGIALVDSPTAAVERIAAFHP; translated from the coding sequence GTGCCCACGTGGCACTACGGCCACGAGCCGCCCAACGCGTTCGCGACGGCGATCGCGAAGTACTTCCAGAACTCTGTCCGCGAGGACATCCTGCTGCGCGTCGCGAACGGCGGCGTCGTGGTCATGCCGGGCGCCGGCGGCACGGTGCAGGAGATCTTCCAGGACGCGTGCGAGAACTCCTACGCCGCCGAGGGCGCGTGGGCGCCGCTCGTGCTCCTGGGCGAGCGCTTCTGGAGCGAGGAACTGCCCGCCTGGCCGCTGCTGCGGGCGGTCATGCGCGACCGTCCCGGCGCCGCGGGCATCGCGCTCGTCGACTCCCCCACCGCGGCCGTGGAGCGCATCGCGGCCTTCCACCCCTGA
- a CDS encoding DsbA family oxidoreductase, whose amino-acid sequence MQIDIWSDVACPWCFIGKRRFERALASWEHRDEVQVTWHSFQLDPTLPEHYDGTEADYLASRKGLPLDQVRQMFAHVAEQAAGEGLAYDFEALVVANSLRAHQLLHLAKAHGAADAVKEALLSAHFERGVDIGSVDALVALGAAAGLEEAEIRESLADERHLPAVREDIATAQRLGITGVPFFVLDMRMGLSGAQPVEVFVQALDRAREASIEDAVDEGAR is encoded by the coding sequence ATGCAGATCGACATCTGGTCCGACGTGGCCTGCCCCTGGTGCTTCATCGGCAAGCGGCGCTTCGAGCGCGCGCTCGCCTCGTGGGAGCACCGCGACGAGGTGCAGGTGACCTGGCACTCGTTCCAGCTCGACCCCACGCTCCCCGAGCACTACGACGGCACCGAGGCCGACTACCTCGCGTCCCGCAAGGGCCTGCCGCTCGACCAGGTGCGGCAGATGTTCGCGCACGTGGCCGAGCAGGCCGCGGGCGAGGGCCTCGCCTACGACTTCGAGGCGCTCGTCGTCGCGAACTCGCTGCGCGCGCACCAGCTGCTGCACCTCGCGAAGGCGCACGGCGCCGCCGACGCCGTGAAGGAGGCGCTGCTCTCGGCGCACTTCGAGCGGGGCGTCGACATCGGCTCCGTCGACGCGCTCGTCGCCCTCGGCGCCGCCGCGGGCCTCGAGGAGGCCGAGATCCGCGAGTCGCTCGCCGACGAGCGGCACCTCCCCGCCGTGCGCGAGGACATCGCGACCGCGCAGCGGCTGGGCATCACGGGCGTGCCGTTCTTCGTGCTCGACATGCGCATGGGCCTCTCGGGCGCGCAGCCGGTCGAGGTCTTCGTGCAGGCGCTCGACCGCGCCCGCGAGGCATCGATCGAGGACGCCGTCGACGAGGGCGCGCGCTAG
- a CDS encoding potassium channel family protein, with product MESPPDRLARWDRASRIPLVALGALFVVSYAAFVLGTELPAALRALAQAVVALTWLAFAVDYAARLALAGRGSRWRYVLGHPLELLAVLLPVFRALRVVDLVRRLPALRTGSGSAIRAGIVVGAAVWATVFVLFIALSTLLVERDAPGATITDLGDALWWACVTLATVGYGDVYPVTGLGRLLAVVLMLGGIVIIGVTSGTVVSAIAERVRAGGSGGAAGAGGERAPAP from the coding sequence ATGGAGTCGCCTCCCGACCGGCTCGCGCGCTGGGACCGCGCGTCGCGCATCCCCCTCGTCGCGCTCGGCGCGCTCTTCGTGGTCAGCTATGCGGCCTTCGTGCTCGGCACCGAGCTCCCCGCGGCGCTGCGCGCGCTCGCGCAGGCCGTGGTCGCGCTCACCTGGCTCGCCTTCGCGGTCGACTACGCGGCGCGGCTCGCGCTGGCCGGGCGAGGATCGCGGTGGCGCTACGTGCTCGGCCACCCGCTCGAGCTGCTCGCGGTGCTGCTGCCGGTGTTCCGCGCGCTCCGCGTCGTCGACCTCGTGCGACGCCTGCCGGCGCTGCGCACGGGCTCGGGGAGCGCGATCCGCGCCGGCATCGTCGTGGGCGCCGCGGTCTGGGCCACGGTGTTCGTGCTCTTCATCGCGCTCTCCACGCTCCTCGTCGAGCGCGACGCGCCGGGCGCCACCATCACCGACCTGGGCGACGCCCTCTGGTGGGCGTGCGTGACGCTCGCGACCGTCGGCTACGGCGACGTCTACCCGGTCACGGGGCTCGGGCGCCTGCTGGCGGTCGTGCTCATGCTCGGCGGGATCGTCATCATCGGCGTGACCTCCGGCACCGTCGTCTCCGCGATCGCCGAGCGGGTCCGTGCCGGCGGGAGCGGGGGTGCCGCCGGGGCCGGCGGGGAGCGGGCGCCGGCGCCCTAG
- a CDS encoding DHA2 family efflux MFS transporter permease subunit: MQTQHDAQQGTHADRLPPGGGTIIATLLVSAFVVILNETAMNVAISTLVRDPALAIDERAAQWLTTAFMLTMAVVIPTTGWLMARFSVRTLFIAAMSAFVVGTLVAGLAPSFAILLVGRVVQASGTAIVFPLLMTTVMRLVPPSRRGAFMGTISLVMSVAPALGPTVSGAILQFATWHWVFLGVAPLALAMLLVGARALRPTPVEGAPRLDALSIPLAALGFGGLVYGLSLLGAEGLPAWQLPLALGVGAVALAAFVLRQARLQRTDDALLDLRTFRHPQFTVAIVIMVLAMASMFGSLIALPLILQQAMGLEPLQVGLITLPGALLTGLLGPFVGRLYDRVGPRPIVIPGAIVVLAALVLFAQLQVQSPWWVVLLTQMVLSLGFAFTFPPLFTVSLAALPGRLYGHGSAMVSTVQQVAGAAGTAAFVTVMATQQGVLVQQGLEAGPALLEGARLAFLGAAALWLVGVAATFWLRKPADTVEDEPEVAARASAH; this comes from the coding sequence ATGCAGACGCAGCACGACGCCCAGCAGGGCACCCACGCCGACCGGCTCCCGCCCGGCGGCGGCACGATCATCGCGACCCTCCTGGTGTCGGCGTTCGTCGTCATCCTCAACGAGACCGCCATGAACGTCGCGATCTCGACGCTCGTGCGCGACCCCGCGCTCGCGATCGACGAGCGCGCGGCGCAGTGGCTCACCACCGCCTTCATGCTCACGATGGCCGTCGTCATCCCGACCACCGGATGGCTCATGGCACGCTTCTCGGTGCGCACCCTCTTCATCGCCGCGATGAGCGCGTTCGTCGTCGGCACGCTCGTCGCGGGCCTCGCGCCCTCGTTCGCGATCCTGCTCGTCGGCCGCGTGGTGCAGGCGTCCGGCACCGCGATCGTGTTCCCCCTGCTCATGACGACCGTCATGCGCCTCGTGCCGCCCTCGCGCCGAGGGGCCTTCATGGGCACGATCTCGCTCGTGATGTCGGTCGCTCCGGCGCTCGGCCCTACGGTGTCCGGCGCCATCCTGCAGTTCGCGACCTGGCACTGGGTGTTCCTCGGCGTCGCGCCGCTCGCGCTCGCGATGCTCCTCGTGGGCGCGCGCGCCCTGCGCCCCACGCCCGTCGAGGGCGCACCGCGGCTCGACGCGCTCTCGATCCCGCTGGCCGCGCTCGGCTTCGGCGGCCTCGTCTACGGCCTCTCGCTCCTCGGGGCCGAGGGCCTGCCCGCCTGGCAGCTGCCGCTCGCGCTCGGGGTGGGCGCCGTGGCGCTCGCGGCGTTCGTGCTGCGCCAGGCGCGGCTGCAGCGCACCGACGACGCGCTGCTCGACCTCCGCACCTTCCGGCACCCGCAGTTCACGGTCGCGATCGTGATCATGGTGCTCGCCATGGCCTCGATGTTCGGCTCGCTCATCGCGCTGCCGCTCATCCTCCAGCAGGCGATGGGGCTCGAACCGCTGCAGGTCGGCCTCATCACGCTGCCGGGCGCGCTGCTGACGGGCCTGCTCGGCCCCTTCGTCGGCCGCCTCTACGACCGCGTCGGGCCCCGTCCGATCGTCATCCCCGGTGCCATCGTCGTGCTCGCGGCGCTCGTGCTCTTCGCGCAGCTGCAGGTGCAGAGCCCCTGGTGGGTCGTGCTCCTCACCCAGATGGTGCTGAGCCTCGGCTTCGCCTTCACCTTCCCGCCGCTGTTCACCGTCTCGCTCGCGGCGCTGCCAGGTCGCCTCTACGGCCACGGCTCGGCCATGGTGAGCACGGTGCAGCAGGTGGCGGGCGCCGCAGGCACCGCGGCCTTCGTGACCGTCATGGCCACGCAGCAGGGCGTGCTCGTGCAGCAGGGCCTCGAGGCCGGGCCCGCGCTCCTCGAGGGCGCGCGGCTCGCCTTCCTCGGCGCCGCCGCGCTGTGGCTCGTGGGCGTCGCCGCGACCTTCTGGCTGCGGAAGCCCGCCGACACGGTCGAGGACGAGCCGGAGGTCGCGGCCCGCGCGAGCGCGCACTGA
- a CDS encoding CDP-alcohol phosphatidyltransferase family protein: MDAGFETRVWTVPNAITVARLALLVPVCLLVLQGAQGSWWPAILLALWASTDWIDGVLARALGQASRLGEILDPIADRVGIVGVTLSLAVAGVVDWWVLGIIAATDVAVLLLAGPAARRGRIRVSWLGKWRTALLLAAVVVLVLAETVWPGALGGGLALLLVGTALHVLAGADYIAGARRARAGGRVEGGAAADADGAAAGAEGTR; the protein is encoded by the coding sequence ATGGACGCGGGCTTCGAGACGCGGGTGTGGACGGTGCCGAACGCGATCACGGTCGCGCGCCTCGCGCTGCTCGTGCCCGTGTGCCTGCTCGTGCTGCAGGGCGCGCAGGGATCGTGGTGGCCCGCGATCCTGCTGGCGCTGTGGGCCTCCACCGACTGGATCGACGGCGTGCTCGCGCGCGCCCTCGGCCAGGCCTCGCGCCTCGGCGAGATCCTCGATCCGATCGCCGACCGCGTCGGGATCGTCGGGGTCACGCTCTCGCTCGCGGTCGCGGGCGTCGTCGACTGGTGGGTGCTCGGGATCATCGCCGCGACCGACGTCGCGGTGCTGCTGCTCGCGGGTCCTGCGGCGCGGCGCGGCCGCATCCGCGTCTCCTGGCTGGGCAAGTGGCGCACGGCGCTGCTGCTCGCCGCGGTCGTCGTGCTCGTGCTCGCCGAGACCGTGTGGCCGGGCGCGCTCGGCGGCGGCCTCGCGCTCCTGCTCGTGGGCACGGCGCTCCACGTGCTCGCCGGTGCCGACTACATCGCCGGGGCGCGTCGCGCCCGCGCAGGTGGCAGGGTGGAGGGCGGCGCGGCCGCGGACGCGGACGGCGCCGCGGCTGGAGCGGAGGGGACGCGATGA
- a CDS encoding VOC family protein, with protein MPVQMTFPNYAVADVARATAFYEALGFARNPMFSDETTSCVVVNDAVAIMLLEHARFDAFLVGDQRRTTDGSLENLLAVLLGSREEVDAMAEAALAAGGTLSKPVEANAWGMYGGQLTDPDGHILDFFFMEAPQG; from the coding sequence ATGCCCGTCCAGATGACCTTCCCCAACTACGCGGTCGCCGACGTCGCCCGCGCCACCGCGTTCTACGAGGCGCTCGGCTTCGCGCGGAACCCGATGTTCAGCGACGAGACCACGAGCTGCGTCGTCGTCAACGACGCCGTCGCGATCATGCTGCTCGAGCACGCACGCTTCGACGCATTCCTCGTCGGCGACCAGCGCCGCACCACCGACGGCTCGCTCGAGAACCTGCTCGCGGTGCTGCTCGGCAGCCGCGAGGAGGTCGACGCGATGGCCGAGGCCGCGCTCGCCGCGGGCGGCACCCTGTCGAAGCCCGTGGAGGCGAACGCGTGGGGCATGTACGGCGGCCAGCTCACCGACCCCGACGGCCACATCCTCGACTTCTTCTTCATGGAGGCGCCCCAGGGCTGA